From Penicillium digitatum chromosome 5, complete sequence, one genomic window encodes:
- a CDS encoding Phosphatidylserine decarboxylase Psd2, putative: MVRLALPQRLSSHLSARSASSTPGQSRSTSPMRSSEIKQLLLRVSVIRGRNLAAKDRGGTSDPYLVVTLGDARQSTPTIFKTLNPEWNVSFDMPVVGVPLLEAICWDHDRFGKDYLGEFDIALEDIFADGQVNQQPRWYTLNSKRKTSKRKKSTVSGEILLQFSLVDSANPNATPPDIFCKFKKLVYSGDEDDQIPQIPPADFDDLERDDETSDEADDQTGGPEVVEKRRRRLRLARLRRKSLAARAYQYSGSGTGVQGIVFMEIVKVTDLPPERNVTRTSFDMDPFVVTSLGRKTLRTPVIRHNLNPVYHEKMVFQVMRHEQSYTISFTVIDRDKFSGNDFVASAGFPLQNLVQSGPKADPETGLYQFVDDFEEADPITASNFGARSGGSPSRSGASPSRSGVRPSQSSSSLSKMARPILKTRHSATSVSSKSMLEAPAPTLLAPSSLPEEGILETDSASLMQPSTLNMYNGESAPPPDEDGFRSYTIPLILKNRERWEDKHSPELHVKAKYLPYSALRQQFWRLMLKQYDADDSGRIDKVEMTTMLDTLGSTLKESTIDSFFERFSAENESNETDDLTFDQAVVCLEDTLQTLQKRNSMAAPRVPSFPLSTAGSQDSEPSSSDEHTLETNNAAASNTDPQKTSIPTLSSEEQSSSADEYLLPDDLADERGEEHVVEIRECPLCHQPRLAKRSDADIITHIATCASQDWRQVDNLVMGGFVTSSQAQRKWYSKVITKISYGGYKIGANSANILVQDRITGQINEERMSVYVRLGIRLLYKGIKSRDMEKKRIRRVLRSLSVKQGRKYDDPASASQIKDFINFHQLDMSEVLMPLQNFRNFNEFFYRALKPDARPCSAPDEPKIVVSPADCRSVVFDRLSDATSIWVKGREFSIERLLGNAYPEDAARYRNGGLGVFRLAPQDYHRFHIPVDGIMGEPKTIEGEYYTVNPMAIRSALDVYGENVRILVPIDSVEHGRVMVVCVGAMMVGSTVITRKAGEKVSRAEELGYFKFGGSTLLVLFEDGRVNFDRDLADNSKGALETLIRVGMSVGHSPDIPQYEPDMPKKSENITAEEMQDAKRRIEGSLAPPSTTSTLLKSIQ; the protein is encoded by the exons ATGGTCCGGTTGGCACTACCCCAACGGTTGAGTTCGCACCTTTCGGCGAGAAGCGCGTCGTCAACTCCCGGACAGAGCAGAAGCACCAGTCCTATGCGATCATCAGAAATCAAACAGCTGCTACTCAGGGTTTCAGTGATCCGG GGACGCAATCTCGCAGCCAAAGATCGAGGTGGCACGAGCGACCCA TATTTGGTGGTTACATTAGGAGATGCGAGGCAATCGACGCCGACCATTTTCAAGACCCTGAACCCGGAATGGAACGTCTCGTTCGATATGCCCGTGGTGGGTGTACCGCTGCTGGAAGCTATATGCTGGGATCATGATCGGTTCGGCAAGGACTACCTGGGCGAGTTTGATATTGCATTGGAGGATATCTTCGCCGATGGCCAGGTAAACCAACAG CCTAGATGGTACACGTTGAATTCCAAGCGGAAGACGTCtaaaaggaagaaaagcacTGTGTCGGGCGAGATCCTGTTGCAGTTCTCGCTCGTCGATTCTGCGAACCCCAATGCCACGCCGCCGGACATATTCTGCAAGTTCAAGAAATTGGTATACTCAGGTGATGAGGATGATCAGATCCCTCAGATCCCTCCCGCCGATTTTGATGACTTGGAACGGGACGATGAGACCTCCGATGAGGCTGATGACCAGACAGGTGGTCCAGAAGTGGTGGAAAAGCGACGtcggcgacttcgactggcTCGCTTGAGACGCAAGTCCCTGGCAGCTCGTGCCTATCAATACTCAGGCTCGGGGACTGGAGTGCAGGGCATTGTTTTCATGGAAATTGTCAAGGTGACCGATCTGCCCCCTGAACGAAACG TGACACGGACATCGTTCGATATGGATCCTTTTGTCGTGACCTCTCTCGGAAGGAAAACCTTGAGGACTCCTGTCATCCGCCACAACCTGAACCCGGTGTATCATGAGAAAATGGTGTTCCAGGTAATGCGGCATGAACAGTCGTATACCATCAGTTTCACTGTGATAGATCGAGACAAGTTTTCAGGGAATGACTTTGTTGCCTCTGCAGGTTTCCCTCTGCAAAATCTCGTTCAGTCTGGCCCAAAAGCAGACCCCGAGACGGGATTATATCAGTTTGTAGACGACTTTGAGGAAGCTGATCCCATTACAGCTTCCAATTTTGGCGCACGATCCGGAGGTAGTCCCTCGCGATCTGGGGCCAGCCCCTCACGATCTGGAGTCCGCCCTTCGCAGTCTTCATCAAGTCTATCCAAAATGGCTCGGCCTATATTAAAGACGCGTCACTCCGCCACTTCAGTCTCAAGCAAATCAATGCTCGAAGCGCCAGCACCGACTCTCCTTGCGCCATCTTCCCTCCCAGAAGAAGGAATCTTAGAGACGGATAGTGCTAGTTTAATGCAGCCTTCCACGCTGAACATGTATAATGGCGAGTCAGCTCCTCCACCTGACGAGGACGGCTTCAGATCTTACACTATTCCCCTCATTCTCAAGAATAGAGAACGGTGGGAAGATAAACATTCGCCAGAGCTGCATGTCAAGGCAAAGTATCTGCCATACAGTGCTCTCCGGCAGCAGTTCTGGAGGTTGATGCTTAAGCAATATGATGCTGACGATAGTGGTCGCATTGACAAGGTGGAAATGACGACAATGCTTGACACTCTCGGCTCAACACTAAAAGAGTCGACAATTGACAGCTTCTTTGAACGCTTCAGCGCAGAGAATGAGTCTAATGAAACAGATGATTTGACATTCGACCAGGCAGTGGTTTGTCTCGAGGATACGCTTCAAACCCTGCAAAAGAGAAATTCAATGGCTGCCCCCCGAGTGCCTTCGTTTCCTCTGTCAACTGCGGGAAGTCAAGACAGTGAGCCATCAAGCAGTGACGAGCACACTTTGGAAACCAACAACGCTGCGGCTTCCAATACCGACCCGCAGAAAACATCCATTCCAACCCTGTCCAGCGAAGAACAATCTAGCTCCGCTGATGAGTACCTACTGCCCGATGATCTCGCAGATGAAAGGGGTGAGGAGCACGTCGTCGAAATTCGCGAGTGCCCACTTTGCCACCAGCCACGTCTTGCGAAACGCTCTGATGCGGATATCATCACACATATTGCCACGTGCGCAAGTCAGGACTGGcgccaggttgacaacctAGTCATGGGTGGCTTTGTGACTTCCAGCCAGGCACAGCGCAAGTGGTACTCCAAGGTCATCACAAAGATTTCATACGGCGGATACAAAATCGGAGCGAACTCTGCCAATATCCTTGTACAAGATCGCATCACGGGTCAGATTAATGAGGAACGTATGAGTGTCTATGTGCGACTTGGAATCCGGTTGCTGTATAAGGGCATTAAAAGTCGTGATATGGAAAAGAAGCGAA TCCGTCGTGTATTGCGCTCTTTGAGTGTCAAGCAAGGTCGCAAATATGACGACCCGGCCTCGGCATCTCAGATTAAGGATTTTATCAATTTCCACCAGCTGGACATGTCCGAAGTCCTGATGCCCCTGCAAAACTTCCGCAACTTCAACGAATTCTTCTACCGTGCCCTCAAGCCTGACGCCCGTCCATGCTCCGCTCCTGACGAGCCTAAGATCGTTGTGTCTCCCGCTGACTGTCGCTCAGTGGTATTTGATCGCCTGAGCGATGCAACCAGCATCTGGGTCAAGGGCCGCGAGTTCTCAATTGAAAGATTGCTGGGCAATGCGTACCCAGAGGATGCTGCTCGGTACAGAAACGGCGGTCTCGGGGTTTTCCGTCTGGCCCCTCAGGATTACCACCGCTTCCACATCCCCGTGGATGGTATCATGGGTGAGCCCAAGACCATCGAGGGTGAGTATTACACAGTGAATCCCATGGCCATCCGATCCGCCTTGGATGTTTACGGTGAAAATGTCCGCATTCTCGTCCCCATTGACTCTGTTGAGCATGGCCGAGTTATGGTTGTCTGCGTTGGTGCCATGATGGTCGGCAGCACAGTTATTACCCGGAAGGCCGGCGAGAAGGTTTCACGGGCTGAAGAGCTAGGCTACTTCAAATTCGGCGGTAGCACTCTTTTAGTGCTTTTTGAAGATGGCAGAGTCAATTTCGACAGGGACCTGGCGGATAACTCCAAGGGTGCTTTGGAAACTTTG ATCCGAGTTGGAATGTCGGTCGGACACAGCCCGGATATTCCTCAGTATGAACCTGATATGCCCAAGAAGTCGGAGAATATCACTGCCGAGGAGATGCAAGACGCCAAGCGGCGCATCGAGGGCAGCCTGGCACCACCAAGCACGACCTCCACCTTACTCAAGTCGATCCAATGA
- a CDS encoding Mis12-Mtw1 family protein, producing MTVAVLATTTTKTKRREPLRTIGMAAPKTQSRSVTVSSGTGKVKERRTTRLSTSKQELEESTNKLGKRPAVMYEEDAEGFQFSLLPSKKPRPSIEAAPDHPRSDAENAPAKSTPKRGRPRKKQRDDEIPSSAVPAKGKSVELPSRRPTRGSAKTIHTGPESQPTNMIRSTRAHDSPEQQPETKKPKKAGRLPKAKQQVQVSDSNGYHSPAQPPEGTKVALPVADTPVIQRNKEFRGGKGDKSDKGRRRSSLGMRGRRASFLIDSGTSNALPHREVGTADFYKHIADDGIPEPRRMRQLLIWCATRAIGEKPSGGSNSDDQSARLAARVIQEELLHDFSSNSELSNWLGREDLNPPAVVVKKPNPRNLQNAEKIKELEEHLQKLHKERQSLNALLRQPAIPTVKAKLQSDKQPKDKPSRKSQREAIDPVLLDPSQQAILESLNPSNEPEGESSTPSTRPPITPSAVSAQLSRITSGLAPTLDAFAAGVHDIELYRASADTVSSRILRICSQRLEERDAQNTQRRLAMEGSDDEYPPPTRIKEDLGLILGALSRVERR from the exons ATGACAGTTGCGGTTCTGGCGACCACAACGACCAAGACAAAGCGTCGCGAACCGTTGAGGACGATTGGAATGGCTGCTCCAAAGACACAATCGCGCTCGGTGACCGTGTCCAGTGGGACCGGAAAAGTCAAGGAACGAAGGACTACGCGACTTAGCACAAGTAAACAAGAACTCGAGGAGAGCACAAACAAGTTAGGGAAGCGGCCAGCTG TGATGTACGAGGAGGATGCGGAAGGGTTCCAGTTCTCTCTACTACCATCAAAGAAGCCCAGGCCATCAATCGAAGCAGCTCCAGATCATCCCCGTTCAGACGCGGAAAATGCGCCTGCTAAGTCAACACCGAAAAGAGGACGGCCAcggaaaaagcaaagggACGATGAGATTCCTTCAAGTGCGGTGCCAGCAAAGGGGAAAAGCGTGGAGCTTCCAAGTAGGAGACCGACGAGGGGGTCTGCAAAGACAATACATACAGGACCCGAATCTCAACCGACAAACATGATCCGTTCCACACGAGCCCACGATAGCCCAGAGCAGCAGCCCGAGACCAAGAAACCGAAGAAAGCAGGGCGGCTACCAAAAGCCAAACAGCAAGTGCAAGTGTCTGATTCAAATGGATATCATTCTCCAGCACAACCGCCAGAGGGCACAAAAGTGGCACTTCCGGTAGCCGATACTCCGGTAATTCAACGCAATAAAGAGTTCAGAGGTGGAAAGGGTGATAAAAGCGACAAAGGGCGACGGCGGAGCAGCTTGGGTATGCGAGGACGGAGAGCCAGTTTTTTAATTGACTCAGGGACATCAAATG CGTTGCCCCATCGAGAAGTTGGTACAGCGGATTTCTACAAGCACATTGCCGATGACGGAATTCCAGAGCCGCGAAGGATGCGACAACTATTGATCTGGTGTGCGACTCGTGCAATAGGGGAAAAGCCCTCGGGAGGCTCAAACTCGGATGATCAAAGTGCGCGCTTAGCAG CCCGTGTGATTCAAGAGGAGCTTCTTCACGATTTCTCTAGCAACTCGGAGCTTTCTAACTGGCTCGGCCGTGAAGATTTGAACCCCCCAGCCGTGGTTGTCAAAAAGCCGAACCCGCGAAACCTGCAAAATGCAGAAAAGATCAAAGAGTTGGAGGAGCATTTACAGAA ATTACACAAAGAAAGACAATCCCTCAATGCGCTTCTTCGACAGCCAGCGATCCCCACAGTTAAGGCTAAACTACAATCCGACAAGCAGCCAAAAGATAAACCTTCACGTAAATCACAACGCGAAGCAATTGACCCCGTTCTCCTCGACCCCTCACAACAGGCCATACTGGAATCTCTCAATCCCTCTAATGAACCGGAAGGCGAATCCTCTACCCCATCAACCCGACCACCTATCACCCCATCTGCCGTCTCTGCTCAATTATCGCGCATCACATCTGGGCTGGCACCTACGCTTGATGCCTTCGCAGCGGGTGTGCATGACATCGAACTATACCGCGCCTCCGCAGATACCGTTTCATCCCGAATATTACGCATCTGTTCACAGCGACTGGAAGAGCGCGATGCGCAGAACACGCAACGTCGCCTCGCAATGGAAGGCAGCGATGACGAATATCCACCACCAACAAGAATCAAGGAAGATCTGGGTCTCATTCTGGGAGCACTTAGTCGAGTGGAGAGACGATAG
- a CDS encoding Sugar/inositol transporter — MVWGELTPLRVTPYLIYLVFVVTLGPLQFGFHLAELNAPKAVITCERQGTHSSGITFYGLPQCFPMTPSQFGLVSSIYTLGGLLGALLAGPIATKYGRLIALRATTVFFVLGPVAETLAPTISVLSLGRFLSGIGSGAAIVVGPIYISEIAPPSARGLFGAFTQIMTNVGILLTQSLGYFWSEASLWRLILAVVGIVGALELLGLFLVPESPSWLAEHQKISQARRILQRIRGRDADVEAEIVSWRATDVPVSGEEESLLSLSGDRPPSKPVVTFMQVVKDPYYRPAIIAVVGVMVAQQFTGMNSIVMYSVSLLQSILPTTAALLTVIISAVNLVITLACSPLPDRIGRKLCLMLSICGMGCSSILLAISIYMNAKVLTAIAALLFVACFAVGLGPVPFILASELVGPEAVGAAQSWALGANWIATFVVAQFFPVLDDALGGRGQVYWVFAAMAGLLGVFIYQFVPETKGKANADEVWGRTNRRQD; from the exons ATGGTTTGGGGGGAATTAACCCCGTTGAGGGTTACCCCATACCTCATATATCTCGTGTTTGTTGTCACGCTTGGCCCGCTTCAATTTGGCTTCCATCTG GCAGAGCTTAATGCCCCCAAAGCTGTGATAACGTGTGAACGTCAAGGAACTCATTCGTCAGGCATCACTTTTTATGGTCTACCGCAATGCTTCCCTATGACTCCATCACAATTCGGCCTCGTCTCTTCAATCTACACGCTCGGTGGCTTACTTGGAGCCCTGCTGGCAGGGCCCATCGCTACCAAATACGGACGTCTGATTGCATTACGAGCAACCACAGTATTCTTTGTTCTGGGTCCTGTGGCGGAGACACTTGCGCCGACGATTTCCGTCTTGAGCCTTGGCAGGTTCCTCTCTGGAATTGGCTCTGGTGCTGCAATTGTGGTTGGTCCTATCTACATTTCGGAAATCGCCCCTCCTAGTGCTCGGGGTCTCTTTGGAGCTTTCACTCAGATTATGACCAATGTCGGTATTTTGTTGACACAATCCTTGGGGTACTTCTGGAGCGAAGCAAGCCTCTGGAGACTCATACTGGCTGTGGTCGGAATTGTCGGTGCTCTGGAGCTTTTGGGGCTTTTCTTGGTACCGGAAAGTCCTTCATGGCTTGCGGAACATCAAAAGATCAGTCAGGCACGCCGGATCCTGCAGCGGATCCGCGGTCGGGATGCCGACGTTGAAGCGGAGATTGTGAGTTGGAGGGCCACAGATGTCCCTGTATCTGGCGAGGAAGAATCCTTGCTCTCTCTATCTGGTGACAGGCCGCCTAGCAAGCCTGTAGTCACTTTCATGCAGGTTGTCAAAGATCCTTACTATCGCCCAGCTATTATTGCCGTGGTTGGTGTGATGGTCGCCCAGCAATTCACCGGGATGAATAGCATTGTCATGTACAGCGTCTCCTTACTACAAAGCATCTTACCAACGACTGCTGCACTACTCACGGTAATTATTTCTGCGGTTAATCTCGTGATCACGCTGGCGTGCTCCCCCTTGCCCGATCGCATTGGCCGAAAGCTGTGCTTGATGCTGAGCATCTGCGGTATGGGCTGCAGTTCTATCCTTCTCGCGATAAGTATCTACATGAATGCTAAGGTTTTGACGGCGATTGCCGCTTTACTTTTTGTGGCATGTTTTGCGGTCGGACTGGGTCCGGTCCCCTTCATCCTGGCCTCCGAGCTTGTTGGGCCCGAAGCTGTCGGCGCAGCACAGAGCTGGGCGCTTGGCGCCAACTGGATCGCAACCTTTGTGGTAGCCCAATTCTTCCCAGTGCTTGACGATGCTCTCGGTGGTCGTGGACAGGTATACTGGGTATTCGCAGCCATGGCCGGTTTGCTCGGGGTCTTCATCTATCAATTTGTGCCGGAGACCAAAGGCAAAGCTAACGCCGACGAGGTTTGGGGACGAACAAACCGACGACAAGACTAA
- a CDS encoding Serine/threonine-protein kinase produces MSLTNPPSSSGSLSRTRVGNLKRSLQATVDDAIESRRPGGYTSKVRVRDRYNIVGFISSGTYGRVYKAVGKNGKKGEFAIKKFKPDKEGETIQYTGLSQSAIREMALCTELSHVNVVQLEEIILEDKCIFMVFEYTEHDLLQIIHHHTQPQRHAIPAPMVRSIMFQLLNGLLYLHTNWVLHRDLKPANILVTSSGAIRIGDLGLARLFYKPLNSLFSGDKVVVTIWYRAPELLMGSRHYTPAVDMWAIGCIFAELLSLRPIFKGEEAKMDSKKTVPFQRNQMTKIVEILGLPRKESWPGLASMPEYSQLQSLVLHRQPLHLHRGSNLDSWYQSCMKNGGYTSNSSAGTPGADGFDLLSRMLEYDPIKRITAEQALEHPYFTDGGPISGNCFEGIEGKYPHRRVTQDDNDIRSGSLPGTKRSGLPDDSLMRASKRLKE; encoded by the exons ATGAGTTTGACAAACCCGCCCTCTTCCTCCGGCTCTCTCTCGCGAACCAGAGTCGGTAACTTGAAACGGAGTCTCCAGGCTACTGTCGATG ATGCCATTGAATCAAGAAGACCCGGTGGGTATACCAGCAAAGTCCGGGTCCGAGATCGATATAATATAGTAGGCTTCATCAGCAGCGGTACCTATGGCCGAGTGTACAAGGCCGTTGGCAAAAATGGCAAGAAAGGGGAGTTTGCAATCAAGAA ATTCAAGCCCGACAAGGAAGGCGAAACAATCCAATACACGGGTCTGTCGCAGTCGGCTATCCGTGAAATGGCATTGTGCACTGAACTCTCGCATGTCAATGTTGTTCAACTAGAAGAGATCATTCTGGAGGATAAATGCATCTTCATGGTCTTTGAATACACAGAGCATGATTTGCTTCAGATCATTCACCATCATACCCAGCCTCAGCGACATGCTATTCCAGCACCCATGGTCCGGTCTATCATGTTCCAGTTGTTGAATGGACTGCTCTATCTTCATACCAACTGGGTCTTGCATCGTGATTTGAAACCAGCCAACATCCTCGTCACTTCAAGCGGTGCTATTCGCATCGGCGACTTAGGTTTAGCCCGCCTATTCTACAAGCCACTCAACTCCCTGTTCTCGGGCGACAAAGTCGTTGTCACAATCTGGTACCGTGCACCCGAGCTACTCATGGGGAGCCGTCACTATACTCCTGCCGTCGACATGTGGGCAATAGGGTGCATATTCGCCGAACTACTCTCGCTACGGCCAATCTTCAAAGGCGAAGAAGCCAAAATGGACAGCAAGAAAACCGTCCCCTTCCAACGCAACCAAATGACGAAGATTGTCGAAATCCTCGGTCTTCCCCGCAAAGAATCCTGGCCGGGTCTAGCCTCCATGCCCGAATATTCCCAACTCCAGTCCCTGGTGCTCCATCGCCAACCTTTACATCTCCATCGCGGCTCGAATCTTGACAGTTGGTACCAAAGCTGTATGAAAAATGGTGGATACACGTCCAACTCCAGTGCTGGCACTCCCGGTGCAGATGGATTTGATCTTCTGTCGCGTATGCTCGAATATGACCCGATAAAGCGGATCACCGCCGAGCAAGCGCTTGAGCACCCATACTTTACCGATGGGGGCCCTATCAGTGGTAACTGCTTCGAGGGTATCGAGGGTAAATACCCACACCGTCGGGTCACCCAAGATGACAATGATATTCGCTCCGGTAGTCTTCCGGGCACCAAACGGAGTGGACTGCCAGATGATTCGCTGATGAGGGCTTCAAAGCGCCTCAAGGAGTAA
- a CDS encoding Metaphase-anaphase transition protein (Mlo2), putative — MDASHSVVAQLTEDARSESMASQNSQTAKEFIDSQLQLEADAREALPYAFDSCTHDLGPLRQVLFACLTCNPPPTDSNKSYTAAAVCYSCSIACHGEHTLVELFNKRNFVCDCGTTRLPSTSCCTLREDPVTGKKGVHSQEAAAGNAYNHNFRNQFCGCGEQYDAYSEKGTMYQCLGLGTVETGGCGEDWWHPECLIGLSRDWNKPAPKVNGIGGGDATNEDSVAEEEDPLPPGFPAEDDFDHLICFKCIDSNPWIKPYAGTPGFLPPVFREGGFKKAANVTEPNVTEAPFVPATEHKETEPKEIDSKETESKHQEKKENSKKRKVDDEGPTEGEPVTKRTKEEEASVEEQLSKVVKEEEPTKEENDNPTKHSSPKHTELPKSIPMESFSLFALDDFHSQLCRCAECFPKLVPYPQLREEEDTYEPPMSDDGQANGAASVGTGSIYDRGEAALNNMDRVRAIEGAMAYNHLRDKLKVFLQPFAESGQAVSAEDIKGYFEALRGDEQGIKDAANHASTVGRDGKDDASGGKRHEQNGY, encoded by the exons ATGGACGCCTCGCACTCGGTTGTTGCCCAGCTTACCGAGGATGCTCGTAGTGAGAGCATGGCCTCCCAGAATTCCCAGACCGCGAAAGA GTTTATTGATTCCCAGCTCCAGCTAGAGGCAGATGCACGCGAGGCTCTTCCTTAT GCCTTTGACTCTTGCACACATGACCTTGGACCATTGCGACAAGTCCTATTTGCATGCCTCACCTGCAATCCTCCCCCTACTGACTCCAACAAATCCTACACCGCTGCCGCCGTCTGTTACTCGTGTTCAATCGCTTGCCACGGCGAGCATACTCTAGTCGAGCTCTTCAACAAGCGCAACTTTGTCTGCGACTGTGGAACCACCCGTTTGCCATCAACTTCTTGCTGCACACTGCGTGAGGATCCTGTAACCGGCAAGAAAGGTGTGCACTCCCAAGAGGCTGCAGCAGGCAATGCATACAACCATAACTTTCGCAATCAGTTCTGTGGCTGCGGTGAACAGTACGACGCGTATTCAGAAAAAGGGACAATGTACCAGTGCTTGGGACTTGGCACTGTCGAGACCGGAGGCTGTGGCGAGGACTGGTGGCATCCGGAGTGTCTCATCGGCTTGTCGCGTGACTGGAACAAGCCTGCCCCCAAGGTCAATGGAATCGGCGGCGGCGATGCCACAAATGAAGATTCTGTTGcggaggaagaagatccgCTCCCACCTGGGTTTCCCGCAGAGGATGATTTCGACCATCTGATTTGCTTCAAGTGCATCGACTCTAACCCCTGGATCAAGCCCTATGCGGGCACTCCTGGCTTTTTGCCGCCAGTTTTCCGGGAGGGTGGATTCAAGAAAGCCGCGAATGTGACTGAGCCAAATGTGACGGAGGCTCCTTTTGTACCAGCCACCGAGCATAAGGAAACTGAGCCCAAGGAGATCGATTCTAAGGAAACCGAATCTAAGCaccaggagaagaaggaaaactCAAAAAAGCGCAAAGTAGATGATGAAGGGCCCACTGAAGGAGAGCCGGTTACTAAGCGAActaaagaagaagaagcttctGTCGAGGAACAGCTATCGAAGGTCgtgaaggaagaggagcCTACCAAGGAAGAAAACGACAATCCTACGAAGCACTCTTCCCCTAAGCACACCGAGCTCCCCAAGTCCATTCCAATGGagtctttctctctttttgccCTGGATGATTTCCATAGTCAGCTGTGCCGCTGCGCAGAGTGCTTCCCCAAGCTTGTTCCCTACCCCCAGCTtcgcgaagaagaagatacatATGAGCCTCCTATGTCTGACGATGGCCAGGCTAATGGTGCCGCAAGTGTCGGTACGGGCAGCATATACGATCGCGGCGAGGCAGCACTTAACAACATGGATCGGGTGCGTGCCATCGAGGGTGCAATGGCATACAACCATTTGCGTGACAAGCTGAAGGTCTTCCTGCAACCCTTCGCTGAGAGTGGACAGGCTGTCAGTGCGGAAGACATCAAGGGCTACTTTGAGGCGCTACGTGGTGATGAGCAGGGTATCAAAGATGCCGCTAATCACGCTTCTACTGTGGGTCGTGACGGCAAGGATGACGCCAGCGGAGGCAAGCGACACGAACAGAATG GGTACTGA